The following is a genomic window from Fundulus heteroclitus isolate FHET01 chromosome 16, MU-UCD_Fhet_4.1, whole genome shotgun sequence.
TTCCGGACTTTCTCTAACCCGATGCTCAGATAGAGGCTCCACTAGCCAGTTGGCAGAGAAACCATACGACAAAGGTCCTGCTGCTGAATATTTGACCCGTCTTCTTGGCAGAACTCGTTGAAACGGGTCGGTTTCATGTCACAAGCTCAGCTTTACGCCATAGCCTAAACATCCCTGGCGTCAGAATATTTATCGTCAGCCTGCTTTGTCCACTCTGAAGCCCGTTTTGCAAGCCAAAGGTGTtctggagggggaaaaaactatATATAACGATTGTGCTATAATGCCAAAATGACAGGAATTACTCTCAGAAGAGTCAAGATGAGGCCttctgtcaagcatggtggtggaagcatcatgctgtgggcgtGTTTGCCCACCAGTGGTGCATCGGACAGGATAATAAAGGAGGAACGGCTTCAACTGACTTAAACTAAAACAGCTGGAAcatgaaattaaactgaaacgGATAAACCAGGCTAACATTTAGCTTCTGATTCCTTATTTAAAATTAGTAGATTAAGCTTAAAAAGGCGCCTGCGCCTGGAAActagagctgggcgataaaatcgatttaatcgattaattcaaattttttaaGGTTTAGATTTCAGATaatgtagattttattttgccaacgcactcattgggcttccatgaagagaacagcagcaattcttaatttacatgttttttttgttttttttttactataataaagagtaaagtattttaatttactcatttacttttaagttagtttgaagctaaacaagtgaagtgaagcagcaacattttgttatattttcatttataatgGAAGgaccgccatcttgttttacaggcGTGTTTCACAGATTGTATTTAGTTGAACTTTGACATAAAAGCGAGCTTTTAAAATAACgtctttaatttcttctttgtgaaacaaaaaggagaaaaataaatcgattaatcggatttgttatactccatatcgcccagccctactagaAACTATTTTTCCGGGATCTTGGATATTGACGCCAGAAGGTTGATGATTGCTACAAATTACATGTTTTCTCTGCAATCTGCAAACAAAACGTGAAGTATAATAATATCTTATATTATTAGAGGAGTAGGTAAATATTTGAGcccaaatgttgtttttctttttaatttgtgaACCCAAGCTTGCAGTAATTTATTGTAGGATCAGTTCTCCTCAGAAATAAGGAACGGTTCTGAGCGGCACTGTATTTGTGCTAATGACAGAATAAAGTAACGTTCTGGGAAGAACCGCAGCGATGATTCGACGTTAGtttgaaattaaagcaaaaaacaaaaaaaaaaaaggaaagcaggcTGCTTAAAATCATCAACACACTTCACTACTCTACTAAGGCACGCACTCACtcactcattcattcatttaccAAGACAATAAATACATCCTCAACATCATAAAAAGCCTTTTTGTCTTCAGTGCCTACATTTGAGATGGCcattttaaccccccccccccatatatCCAGTTTAACCTGTCCACAGATAAGACTCgacagaacagctgcagctagattttaatttaaattaaattaatttaacacaCTATGACACAGTTTCTAGCGAATCCCCTCGTGTTTCTTTTAAGAACTGCCATCAGCCTGATTGAACAAAGTAAAAGTCGGTAACGACTGTAAGTTTCTcagcaaataaacaaacaaaaacaaaacaaaaagcaactaATCTGATTCCCAGACGGCGCTCCAGTTGTAAAAAGTTTCCAATGTCAATAAAACTTGGAGTGGGagtgggagtgggggggggggggggggtgggaaCCAAAGCATTAAGAGGTGAACTAGCCCTCCGGGTGccattaaaaccaaaacccagTCGTCTCCATCAGTCGTTGAAATATATAAAGTCTCAGAACGAACAGGAAGCCGTCTCCTCTTTTAACTTAATCACCGTTTCAGGAGTTTTTttgacctcttttttttttttcccccccggcTTCCCTTTTACATTTTCCTGGAATGacagggagaggaaaaaaaaaacaaaaaaaaaaaactaggttGAATCCTTCGCCGCCGCAGCTCCGTTCTTCTCTTCCGCCTCTCCGCCCCCTTTGTCCTTTTTCTTGCcccctttctttttctccttttctagCCTCTCCTTTTCCTTCTTGGCCCTCTCCCTTTCGaccttctccttctccttcttttccttcagctttttcttctcatcctccttctccttcttcttgtcctctttgcttttcttcttcttccttcccTCTTCCTCGCCGGACGCCGCCTCTTTCGGTGGCGCTTCCTTCGGCGCCGCCGCCTCCTTCGGCGGCTCTGGCTGCAGAGGAGCGTTGTTGGCCGTGGGAGAGGGGATGGTGGGAGTGATCTGCTCCGAGACGATCTTCGGGGAGGGGGACAGCGTGTTGGGGGGAGGCGTGCTTTGTGCGGGGGCTTGTTGAGCCGGCTGGCTCTGCGCCGCGGTGCCCTCTGCCGTTTGGGGCGGCCCGGCGGACGATCCGGCGACTAAAGGGCTCTGGACGTGAGGCGCCGAGGCCTTCTGACCTGCTCCTGGAGGAATGGGAGGTTTCTGGTTCGacgcagcaggaggaggaggaggagagtggGGAGGAAACGCGTCCATCCCCGACGGCCCGGAGAAGGAGCCTTTTTTAGGCTGGGAGAAAAAAGGGGCCCTGGATTTGCGGAAGCCAGGGAGCGAGAGGAGGCTGGATGAAGCCCGCAGGGGGCCAGGGGGCGGGGCCGAGCTCCCGAGGAAAGAGAAGCTGCCGCCTGAGCTGATGGCGGAAGCCCGCCGCTTGTACTCGTAGATGGCTCTGGTGCCGTGGAGCCGGCGGCCCGGCTGGTGGGTGAGCTCCCCTCTGGACTCCCTCCACTTCCTCACCTGGACGCTGCACTCCTTCTCGATGAGCGCCTCGGTCACAGGGAGCGTTATGACCtgggcataaaaaaaaacaaaaaaaaaaaaccaagacagacagagaggaagTGAGGAGTTGGCGACTGGTTGCtacatggaaaaaaaagtgactCATAGCATGAGTCTGTGAGGAAGAACAGAAGCGggattgtgtaaaaaaaaaaaaaagttcacctCCTGCACCAGGACGTCCTCTCGGATGGTGTCGGGCGAGATGTTtctgaggcgctccatggtctcgTACATGCCCTGCAGCTCCCGCAGCTTTTCCACCGAGCCCAGCATCTGCTTCAGCAGCACCAAGCCCACACGGAATATTATCTTCACTCCTGCAACCagggatttaaaataaataaataaaataaatcaaaataaaattacgTTTCTCTCAATCAAGAGACAAAAGCcagctcacactgcaaaaacagaactaaaataagttaaacttttcttgaaatgagtgtatttttactttatttgagcgGGTAagtaagataatctgccaatgaaataagattttttgcacttaaaataggaaaaaactcatctccatcaacttatttcaagtgcattatatctaattattttattctagggtaaaattactccttccattggcaaataatcttatttacctgctcaaatcaaggacaaatacagtaatttcaagaaaagtttacttattttttggttctgtttttgcagtgcagatctAAGGTTTATCAGACAAGCACaaagaaaatgcagttttcacaCGATTCTTAATCTTTAAAGGGTAGAAACAATGCAAAACAAACTCATCATTATGtggaaaaagtatttgcacctCAAACCTCACAACTGGTTACAGCACAACCTGGTATCAACAACTGCTTTCATGCTTTAGCAACAACAGGTGTCGACCTTTTAGCCTGTTTCGTGTCATCAGACTAGTTGTATTTAGGCTGATTTTTAAATTCGAAACGTGTGGCTGGGGAAGCTGGACCACAAATGTTATTAATCCCAGTTAATTTAGGAGTTAACGAGGAGAAATTAGCATTTTAACATATGGTCAGGGTGGTTTGGATAGTATTTTccctttaataaattaaattatcacttaaaaactgctttttttatttgctatctttgtttttcttaatttgttttaattaaaaaaataaaaaataaaggctgGAGGTAAAAAGCAATCATACCTTCACAGAAAAACATGTCCCAGACACGCAGAACAGACGCCCAGGGTAACGTGCGCGAGAATATGCACATGAACCACTCGGTCATGTAGAGGATGGGATCGATCTTGAACTTCTTAAGATGGCGGTACGCCATCGGACACGTGCGCCGCAGGAGGGAGAAAAAGATCTCTCCGTCCAGCTGAATCGCTTCCTAACAAGAAGGAAAGGGAGCGTCGATTATCCTGTGAGGCTCGTTGGAATGAAAAACGGACGCGGTTCGTTCACTCACCAGCCCGGCGCTGTAGTAGCCAGGAAGATACTTCTCGCAGATCTGGACGAGGCACCAAAAAGCTTGctgtaaaacacagaattaaATGGCAACATTCAAGGATTAGAAAAACAGGCACATGATCTGATTAGGTTACAACTAAATATCCTCCACAAAACGCATTTAgtgcatttatatatttattttaggtttaattagatccttattattattattattattattattgttgtgttATATTACCATGTTATAAAGGTcactcattcctgctgctacctgatCATACTCGCTGCTTTATAAGTGTAACTATTAGAGTAACGACTGCAACCATGCtgtaataacttatgtgcaataagctatttaaacaaggtgctataatccgtgcattaagcctgtgcaataatcctgtataaactgtataaactgtgcaataagcctgtgcaatagtcctgtataaactgtataataacatatgtgcaataacatatttatacataggagtgtacagaattgtatattgtatatagctgtataactgtatctaactgattctacttacctactttgacaccttcttctgacttttgactattgagccgatgggacaagtgaatttctccactgtgagatcaataaagcttatcttatccttgtttattttatatttatatttttagataCCGAATAAAcaagctgtttcttttttctttttttaggtgaAAAATTAAGCAATGTGTGGCGCTACAGTGGCGCACTGAATCTAATGGTCATCCCGCCATCCAGAGTGTAATTCCCGACCTTTGCTGTAttccttcttctctctctgcTAATTTCCTGTCTGCTTACTGTCAATAAGAGCTGATACAGTTACGCATAACACTTTACCcagaggaaggaagaaagacagACATCAgccatgtttacatgcacaaaatttcaccatcggattgtaccgtttatgcAGGAACgtaatcaattaatccgatcataacgTGCGTGTtaatgcacctggctttattcagaatagaaccactctgacatgcactgttatcaaattcccctaaaaaaaaaaaaaaaacacagaagaagaagtgcttctgtctttgctaaaaaaaaaaaaaaaaaaaaaaagtaaacaaagcagttttatacGAGTCTGTTTGTCTTCccagcgcccaggctggacttccacgatgttctaattatggttgaaacgtCACTGAGAAagcaacaattttattttttagaaaataaaagtatgaggagccctgacagttttgcttcctgacgtatttccacctaacctgactctagccagatgactttcgctccgcctagctccactcatacATCTGgaacaccgccataggaattgcctttactgaaggctgggccttatcaaaaattcttgcatatgattggataagccacttgtctgtcatctttatcgacgtgctatttcaaccactcacaccgaagctaacccgtgacgctgatgagagcgacgcaggaaaaaactaaactttttttaatgtgtttgcggctctagcggcacgcgttttattgacagtgagctgacaggaagaggggggaagacaggcggcaaagcgccgagGGTCGGAGTCGTtgccgggccgaccgcgtcgaggactaaaggtctcctaacatggttcatgCTAACCGCTCCaccacgggcgcgccccggaaaacaaaacttgccaaatccggtcgggagaagggcgaaaacatggtttccaccaacaaaagccttcagagccgttctctgatgttcttttaatgaaacaatattaggtagattggacaacatggaagaaatagcagcatcaatgttaacgcttgcttcctcgacgagccgccattgctgtctgaatcaaaacagtctcacgtcacggtcgcttctccactacgtcacatctatgaaactccagccctgcgtcctgattggctggacaataaaattggttgaagaaatcactctctatgggagaggtcccagatggatgtgagtgaagctaggcggagcgacatacagctggctagggtcaggttaattTCCACCACCTAACAACGCGGAAATAAGTCACATTTATGTCAGGCGCACATGCGCACTAGGTCAGTTTGCCGAATTCTGAATAatttgagcctgacaagcgtttatatgcGCATATATATGCGtcggattatcaatcagcataaaccacaTCTCTCATtgggattacaatttcattccaattgagcttaatccgatcatcctattccgattggcttgtttacatgacgcttttttatttcgatcggccctttattccgattacctTTGTCCATGTGAACGCAGCTACTTATATAtaagttttaataaaaagttaagacacCTCACCCTTGTTCTtgtattattttgatatctgtATCTGCAACGATTTTGAGTCATGACAGCTCCCCTTGCgcagcaaaaacagaacaaataataatgttttattgaaatgagtgcatctgtccttgatttgagcaggtaaataagattatctgccaatggaactcatctccatcatcttattttaagtgcagtatctctaaatattttattataggGGTCAAAAACTCATTCTATTGGAagaccatcttatttaccttctcatATCAAGCACAAATACACTCGCTTCAAGAATATTTGACTTAtttgtggttctgtttttgtctgttgtGTCTGATTTTTCTTATGTTCCCACTCTGCCCACGTTTTTCTGTTGTGCGTAAACTGAGTGGGCACTGGCGTACACGCCAACACAGATACATGATTTCTAACCCAACaaggagcgcgcacacacacacaaaaaaaaaaagcagcaatatGGATGTGACACAATAACGTTAACTAATCTTCCTGTCCTTGGGTCTTGCATCATGTTGGAATGATTTTAACTTCACGGATTATGCCACAGCCACAAAcgtcacctttttttttgtgctagtgcaacaaaaaaaacaaaaaaaaaaaatcacgaaAGCACGAGTTAGCAAACAGCTCCAAGAAGACGAAACTCTGCAGATAGGTCAGGAATAAAGCTGCAGGTAGATTCAGGACAAATTCCTGGCAGGAAATTTGTTTGAGGTAGCAGAATATTTAAGGCGGTGGTAATAATCCACCtttaagcagaacaataacCTCCCATCATACAGCTAGAGCTGACATTTTccggtttagatcaaaacatgGGTGTTCAAATGGcctaaagtccagacctaaagctGTCTGGGCATCCGTGGAAAGACTTTAAATCGTTCAATCAGATTAAGTTGAAGCTTTTTTGCTTAATTTTGggctattttgtgttggtctctcaCATAAGATTGGaataaatacattgatttttgtggtaacatgacaaaatgagaaCATGTTAGAGGGTTAGGAGTACTCTAATTATTCTGATGCACATGTAGCATAGCTTCAGGGTAACTAAACAACACCCATTCAGTTTTTTCCAAAAGGGCCTCAGTAGCTTTGAACAAGTAATTGTAGAGttaacacgtttttttttccatcaacaatgtcatGGGGGAGCTCCAACCTCTGCAGGCATGTGCAtgagcagcactgcagccaCCGGAGCCTGGGCCTGGCAGTAACCCTCGTCCGGCCGGTAGACAGTGTAGGCCTTCAGGATACGGTATAAATCCTGttgtctgtaaaaaaacaaacaaaaaaaaaaaaaaacatttgtgatcaatgtttttcaaatgttaAGAAGTTCAGAGGTTTTATGGTGAAATTTCTCCCTATTCTGGAGGGCCAAAAATATAAATCGCTTCttaaaaggtgcatagccacgttatttgactttttttatttatttatacgtcagtagctcactctggctgCATACaacgtttttatgaaagattatcacatcctgaaGACGTATTAGTTGCTATTTTGGgcgttttacgctttgtttttgctcagttttgttagtaaataaaggcttttgtgtttgtttctagtaacagaggaagtacaacactgcgcatgtgcagcaggggttaaaacaaggaagcggctaacggctattagcatctcccagcgaaacaatgaagaatggtccaagatccagtgcaaaaaaaaaaaaaaaatctgattccaacagggaaaagactggaatgtctctgggaatccagtataaatgttggtgttcactgaagcggacaataaacctgccgaggctcagatgtgacgcagagttgactgacgtgagtaaatgttctgatatgaggctcttaaagttgctgtagatcagtttatttaattaataacgttggtctttgaccacgccgagctgccgctttactgcgagacatagcagagggtcaggctctgtctggcattatttaattttagtttattaACTAAGCAAACCGCCATTATGAAAGTTATGcaatactgtcgctagatggcgccacatgtgtttatatctgctaatcgcgcccgttgcttaatttttttacccacaaacaggaccatcaaaacattatcagggtggaggcttggtgtatataatcttattttatcatgatcaaactgtttttggtctttttttaaagcatataatgtggctatatacctttaaggttTATGAGCCATTTTACGATAACAGGGCTACCTTTGCGGGAAAACATTAAGATGTAACTTTTTCCGTAAATTTACCCATGTCCTCCGCGTGCAGCAAACATCTCGTGAAAGGGGAACTGCCGGTGAAGATCTTTCTCTATGATGTCGAGCCATTTAGCCTCGCCTGGTTCTCTCTCCAGCTCCTGCAGAGGAAAGtagcccaaaaaaacaacaaaacaaacaagaattaTATATATAGGATAGACTTATTTCAGATGTATGATGAAATATGACACGTGGGGTCAGGCAGAAGTGTTTAaagtaaaacagttttaaaagaagCAATGCTTCTTTAAAACAATAAGGATTAAAAGCTTGTGActgggggcaaaaaaaaaaacagagccctTACAGAGGATTAAGAGTCCTGATAAGAAGCTTACGCCTTCTTTGGTTTGTGTCTGTAGCCATTTAGTACCTGCAGATTTAAAAGTGCTCCACGCAGTCACAGACATTTGTTCAGCTAATCAAAAGGCTGTCTAATATTTATAATTCATAATAATAGAGCTGCATGAAACGTGCGATAATACTGGTAAATGTCCCCATGACGACACGAATGGGAATAAATTAAGAAATACTAAACAAAATAGGTTAATATCGTTCTGCTTTGGGTTTCGTTGCGACACTGAACCCAGACAGTACAAGGCTGGGTTGTCATGATGCTAATATTTCAAACTGGACACAAGACACTAACAAAAATACTCAATAacactacaattttttttttgaaggcaCCGGGTTATTTTCggttaagagcaaaaaaaaatataggatTAATACCAATATCACAAGCAACGTTAACTTGCTTTATCAGGGCAAAAGCAAAAAGCAGGGAACAATTCAGCCAATTTTGGAGAAATGAATCAATTCTGTGCCACTTCCTTccttaacaaacacaaaagataACACTAATTTAAGTGTTAAAGTTCTTTATGGACCTTTGATcacctccctactgaagctgctaccccccgcGACCCAACCCCGGATGAGCTggatgaaaagatggatggacCTTTGATTCAATCTTGCAATTATTCTGTCACAATCACTCATCTTTAATGTGCCACCGTGTGCCTCCATTTGCATGTAAATTTGCTGttgaaacaaataataaaaaaagggtcCTACTAAACTAGATCTGGTGCTCTACCATGACCAGGGTTATTAGCCTCCAATAGCTTAACAGAAGATTTCACTGGCACTGACTGTCAGCTGATTAAAGTTTTCTTGTGTTGATTTGAAACCACAGAACGAATGAGATGAAGGGAGAACCCGGTCGTTGGGCTCTCTGCGTCTGTATAGCTAAGATTTACACAGATGGGGTTAAGCTCATGTCATGCAGGAGGTTCTCTACTTCACTTTTGCAAATCGAGTCGATTTACAGACCTTTTCAATGTTGCGCTAAAACATCAGAGTCATAGGGTTTGCTTGTAGCGTTAGCATACATTGCATCGTTTAGcattttggttttggttttcttgtctgtctgcctTATAGGGAAAGTTTCTCAacgttttgtgttttgttgtctctcttgttgtgtctctgctctgtcttctgtaaccccagtcggtcgaggcagatgaccgttcatactgagcccggttctgccggaggtttttccttcccgttaatggggagtttttcttcccactgtcacttcatgctttctcagtatgagggattgcagcaaagccatgtacaatgcagatgactctccctgtggctctatgcttcttcaggagtgaatgctgcttgtcaagactttgatgcaatcaactggtttccttatataggacatttttgaccaatctgtataatctgaatgatttgactttgtaaagtgccttgagatgacatgtttcatgatttggcgctatataaataaaattgaattgagaatttaattgaattaaaaagtGCTGTATGtgtttttagacttagacaactttatttgtcattttgaacaaaattttgtttgcatacagcttgaaaaatcacaataaattgcactaaatttcaggataaagatgcagcagcaatttatgtaaacaattgaaatgtaaacaatgtgatTCCTGGTGTCCAGCAGagtattatttaattatttttctggCTGTACTCGACATGTTAGCAGAGTTTAAACAGGGAGTCTGAGCGTCTCTGTTGCAGCGCTGCGGTCGGAGGAAATGCCACAATTTAAGCTTATGTGAAAGGGTCATTTTACATAGACTGGTGCTAATGAATATctttgaataattattttttgttttgttttgattataCACATACAAGTAACTTATAAATACCAAGTAAGAAGTCCAtccagatatttaaaaaattaccaAATCTCCATCATCCCCGCAAACCGGTTTTATGGAGAAACTTGCATctggctgcagctgcagcttttGCAACTTGATGTTCTCCTAAAACATTTTCCTGCTGCATTAAACAAGCGTCAGCAAATATATCACTAACATGGGGCGTGCTCCGATATTGCAGGGGTACAGAGCACGACCTATATATGGAGGCATTTGTCCTCGGCACGGCTGACCAGGGTTCGATtccggcctgaggtcctttactgcatgtcttccccccctCTGTTAAACCCCCTTTCCAGTCAgcctactttgaaaaaaattagccactagtgccagaaaaagaataaaagataaaaaaatatatatatcactaACAGAGAGAGCCTGGATACTTGTATAATTTGCTATTTGTTGCAGTTTGTTGCAATACAGATATCTTGCACAATGATACTGCAAGGACAATAAATGTGTGCTATATTGTGCATCcttagaaataataataatgagtttaaaatttaaacattaaaaaaaaataataatctaataCATTTCAGGATTATTCCAAGTAAAGAAAGAGAGGACATGAGTCGTTTTACCTCAAACTTTCCGGGGTTTTCTTCCAGCAGCTTTTGGCTGTCAGACAGCAGCTGCCAGGCTTTGGACCTGAGGGAAGATGGGATTCCCTTCCTGCAGCGCAGCTTCACCTGTAATCCACAGACACTGCGTAAAGTATAACCAGTCCAAGTCATAAAAGGCCTAACTTTTAAAATCGCACATAAATCCCACATGAGAGTTGCCATTGGGTACCTTCTGGAAGCGATGTTTGACCCATTTATCCCAGTGGCAGAACATATCCAGCCATTTCATCTCCCGCTGCCTTGCAACTTCAACTCGAAGGTCCTTCTCACTGAAATAGTTGGTGATTTAAAACAACTTCACATTACTGACGCAGATATTTCTAAAATCACACAGCAGTTTTTTACATCATGGAGTAATTTGCACCTACAGCTGCACCTTCAAAAAGTTCAATGTTGTGAAAAAGCTCcacactcatttcagaaagtgaaactcatgttacagttttaattcaatttaattaaattttatttatatagcaccaatttatgaaacatgtcatctcaaggctcattataaagtcaaattcaatcaaatcctccaggttggtcagaaagtttcctctctaaggaaacccagcaggttgcatcaagtctctccaagcagcattcactcctcctgaaagagcgtagagccacagggacagtcgtctgcattgctgatggctttgcagcaatccctcgtactgagcatgcatgaagcgacagtggagaggaaaactcccgtTTAACAGGGAGGATGGTGGTGATCTGATTcgagcctcagtccactccttgtgagGCTCTACTAAATTCTGACGTGGATTATACTCAACAATCCTATGGAGTCTGCAGTTATCTCTGCTGTGGGAACACTTTTTCCCttcaactttctatgaatacACTTGGTTACAGCGCTCTGAAGAACCAGCTTCCTTAGCAAcgaccttttgtggcttcccCTCCCTGTGGAGGGAGTCAgtgactgtcttctggacatctgtccagtcagcagtcgtCCCCATTCATCATCTGCAAGCcatgatcatcaaaattacaagaactAAAGGGCAGAAATATTTCCCTCTACATGTAATGATGACTCTATATCAGAAatgagtagggctgaacaattaatcgcattttcaatataatcgcgattttaaaaaaaacacaatttccaaatcgcagagtctgcaatttttggctatgtaacaattagggaattagacacgtccattaggtgttggtaaa
Proteins encoded in this region:
- the LOC105937490 gene encoding TBC1 domain family member 10A isoform X1 encodes the protein MAELSTLPPSPPPLGDPSAAPPIAPSVMPASSCTESTKEMPLPKSSLYNDKALTGNTSSALSGGSPCTAQPPNSSTKPTADPDPPSLNPAAAPEPAGNKRDAVTGDQVVAGPLNAETDNSELAAQTKAPEEPLNPGPNLYPNVHVSSNAHPAVDVAPPQTSVDVDPTPAPPAAEAAADEEKPQPPQQAQKPANKPPPPPSPLSSKPEVCPPGEAWEGDLPATPTRAAPSSPTVPVIHEPVAPLPNPKPAPDTLSYLDSASLFSGTLESLSGLGEDGSSLGSDSEINGLTTRRTDKYGFLGGNQYSDAAEKDLRVEVARQREMKWLDMFCHWDKWVKHRFQKVKLRCRKGIPSSLRSKAWQLLSDSQKLLEENPGKFEELEREPGEAKWLDIIEKDLHRQFPFHEMFAARGGHGQQDLYRILKAYTVYRPDEGYCQAQAPVAAVLLMHMPAEQAFWCLVQICEKYLPGYYSAGLEAIQLDGEIFFSLLRRTCPMAYRHLKKFKIDPILYMTEWFMCIFSRTLPWASVLRVWDMFFCEGVKIIFRVGLVLLKQMLGSVEKLRELQGMYETMERLRNISPDTIREDVLVQEVITLPVTEALIEKECSVQVRKWRESRGELTHQPGRRLHGTRAIYEYKRRASAISSGGSFSFLGSSAPPPGPLRASSSLLSLPGFRKSRAPFFSQPKKGSFSGPSGMDAFPPHSPPPPPAASNQKPPIPPGAGQKASAPHVQSPLVAGSSAGPPQTAEGTAAQSQPAQQAPAQSTPPPNTLSPSPKIVSEQITPTIPSPTANNAPLQPEPPKEAAAPKEAPPKEAASGEEEGRKKKKSKEDKKKEKEDEKKKLKEKKEKEKVERERAKKEKERLEKEKKKGGKKKDKGGGEAEEKNGAAAAKDST
- the LOC105937490 gene encoding TBC1 domain family member 10A isoform X3, which translates into the protein MAELSTLPPSPPPLGDPSAAPPIAPSVMPASSCTESTKEMPLPKSSLYNDKALTGNTSSALSGGSPCTAQPPNSSTKPTADPDPPSLNPAAAPEPAGNKRDAVTGDQVVAGPLNAETDNSELAAQTKAPEEPLNPGPNLYPNVHVSSNAHPAVDVAPPQTSVDVDPTPAPPAAEAAADEEKPQPPQQAQKPANKPPPPPSPLSSKPEVCPPGEAWEGDLPATPTRAAPSSPTVPVIHEPVAPLPNPKPAPDTLSYLDSASLFSGTLESLSGLGEDGSSLGSDSEINGLTTRRTDKYGFLGGNQYSDAAEKDLRVEVARQREMKWLDMFCHWDKWVKHRFQKVKLRCRKGIPSSLRSKAWQLLSDSQKLLEENPGKFEELEREPGEAKWLDIIEKDLHRQFPFHEMFAARGGHGQQDLYRILKAYTVYRPDEGYCQAQAPVAAVLLMHMPAEQAFWCLVQICEKYLPGYYSAGLEAIQLDGEIFFSLLRRTCPMAYRHLKKFKIDPILYMTEWFMCIFSRTLPWASVLRVWDMFFCEGVKIIFRVGLVLLKQMLGSVEKLRELQGMYETMERLRNISPDTIREDVLVQEVITLPVTEALIEKECSVQVRKWRESRGELTHQPGRRLHGTRAIYEYKRRASAISSGGSFSFLGSSAPPPGPLRASSSLLSLPGFRKSRAPFFSQPKKGSFSGPSGMDAFPPHSPPPPPAASNQKPPIPPGAGQKASAPHVQSPLVAGSSAGPPQTAEGTAAQSQPAQQAPAQSTPPPNTLSPSPKIVSEQITPTIPSPTANNAPLQPEPPKEAASGEEEGRKKKKSKEDKKKEKEDEKKKLKEKKEKEKVERERAKKEKERLEKEKKKGGKKKDKGGGEAEEKNGAAAAKDST